The bacterium genome includes a window with the following:
- a CDS encoding phosphate butyryltransferase, with protein sequence MTPIRSLDQLVRSLQDQPSRRVAVAAGHDPHTIEAAVHAAGAGIAEVTLVGDADRIAALGAA encoded by the coding sequence ATGACCCCGATCCGCAGCCTCGACCAGCTCGTCCGCTCCCTGCAGGACCAGCCCTCGCGCCGCGTCGCCGTGGCTGCGGGCCACGACCCGCACACCATCGAGGCGGCGGTCCACGCCGCCGGCGCGGGCATCGCCGAGGTGACCCTGGTGGGCGACGCCGACCGCATCGCCGCCCTGGGCGCGGCCC